The Carboxydocella sporoproducens DSM 16521 genome has a window encoding:
- the cmk gene encoding (d)CMP kinase has protein sequence MSKLQQIAIDGPAGAGKSTIARLLARQLGYLYVDTGAMYRAVTLKVLKQGLDPGDEKEIADMLTETEVDLIPATEGLRVILDGEDVSDAIRTPQVSQAVSQVARIPAVREKLTIWQRALGEKWPVVMDGRDIGTVVLPEAEHKFFLTASLEERARRRYLELKSKGYTQSFESLLEEMALRDKMDSGREIAPLKPAEDAQIIDTTGMTIEEVVNELLKRLGGNT, from the coding sequence CCCGTTTGCTGGCCCGGCAACTGGGTTATCTATATGTAGATACAGGGGCAATGTACCGGGCAGTTACCCTGAAGGTTTTAAAACAGGGGTTGGATCCGGGAGATGAAAAGGAAATCGCTGATATGCTAACAGAAACAGAGGTGGACCTGATCCCAGCAACTGAAGGATTGCGGGTGATTTTAGATGGGGAGGATGTCAGTGACGCCATCCGAACGCCTCAGGTAAGTCAGGCGGTATCTCAGGTTGCTCGTATTCCGGCTGTGCGGGAAAAGCTAACGATTTGGCAACGGGCACTGGGAGAAAAGTGGCCGGTAGTAATGGATGGTCGGGATATCGGCACGGTGGTATTGCCTGAGGCAGAGCACAAGTTCTTTCTGACTGCCTCTCTGGAAGAGCGGGCCCGCCGCCGCTATTTGGAGTTAAAAAGCAAAGGTTATACCCAGAGCTTTGAGAGTCTCTTAGAGGAAATGGCTTTAAGGGACAAAATGGATAGCGGACGGGAGATTGCTCCCCTTAAACCGGCAGAAGATGCCCAGATTATTGATACTACCGGAATGACCATCGAAGAAGTGGTTAATGAATTGTTAAAACGTTTGGGAGGGAATACATAA
- a CDS encoding lysophospholipid acyltransferase family protein, which produces MDFYQFARMLCRSYLRFVRCWKVEGEKNLPVEGPVIIAANHVSNLDPVVVGCAFDRKVSYLAKEELFQVPVLSWIIRHLGAFPVKRGTGDRGAIRAALDVLEKGDCFGIFPEGTRSKDGNLQQPKLGVAMLAAKTGAPVLPVALINTQRLLAPITVRVGQVIKPPWPAGSKVSKEELEAFAQQIMAEIKRLREK; this is translated from the coding sequence GTGGATTTTTATCAATTTGCCCGAATGCTTTGTCGGTCTTATTTACGGTTTGTTAGGTGCTGGAAAGTGGAAGGGGAAAAGAATCTACCGGTAGAGGGACCAGTAATTATTGCTGCTAACCATGTCAGCAATCTGGATCCGGTCGTAGTAGGCTGTGCCTTTGATCGGAAGGTAAGCTATTTGGCCAAGGAAGAATTGTTTCAGGTCCCGGTACTTAGCTGGATTATTCGGCATCTGGGCGCTTTTCCTGTAAAGAGAGGTACAGGTGACCGGGGAGCGATCAGAGCGGCTCTGGATGTCCTGGAGAAGGGGGACTGTTTTGGCATTTTTCCGGAAGGTACGCGCAGTAAAGATGGCAATTTACAACAGCCCAAACTGGGAGTGGCTATGTTGGCTGCTAAGACAGGGGCTCCTGTATTGCCAGTGGCCTTAATCAACACCCAGCGTTTACTGGCTCCCATTACTGTTCGCGTGGGTCAGGTGATTAAACCGCCCTGGCCAGCAGGCAGCAAGGTAAGCAAAGAGGAACTGGAGGCATTTGCCCAGCAGATAATGGCTGAAATTAAGAGGTTAAGGGAAAAATAA